One stretch of Phaeobacter inhibens DSM 16374 DNA includes these proteins:
- a CDS encoding flavin-containing monooxygenase, with product MIKRKTVAVIGGGVSGLAAAKAFDERGHRVIGFERSHDFGGVWELSRSYPDVQTQSPKDLYCYTDHPMPADYPEWPKGPQVHAYLHSYAEKHRLARLFRLNTSITAMDRRQDGQPGWTLTLEAAGQTWQQDFDFVAICTGQFSEKNIIRHPGQEEFVARGGQVMHSSDYTDPSLMAGKDVMVLGGSKSATDIAVNAAKNGAKSVRLVYRENVWRVPYFVGGINFKKLLYMRAQEQQFNQWGKTPLQRVIAAALKPLVWANFRGLETLLKLQLGLKKHNMVPTTPIEKEVSCSVPIVTPGLFEGLNDGSIISVIGTFESYQEDGLRLSTGEVVPCDIAILAVGWKLGVPYLAQEYRDKLIEEDGQYRVYRLSVNPDLPDMGFVGFNSSFCTVLSAEMIANWLVRYADGQLANQPSRAEMDDSIEMMLNWRRRERPAAQVYGGLCSAPFHFKHFDELLSDMGARVHKRKNPLVEQFAPPDATAYGQFLATTPQYRVN from the coding sequence ATGATAAAACGAAAGACAGTTGCCGTAATCGGAGGGGGGGTCAGCGGTTTGGCCGCAGCCAAAGCCTTTGACGAGCGCGGGCATCGGGTGATCGGGTTTGAACGCAGCCATGATTTTGGGGGTGTCTGGGAATTGTCACGCTCTTACCCGGACGTGCAGACACAATCCCCAAAAGATCTCTATTGCTATACCGACCATCCGATGCCCGCGGATTACCCGGAATGGCCCAAGGGACCACAGGTCCATGCCTATCTTCATTCTTATGCTGAGAAACATCGGCTGGCGCGGTTGTTCCGGCTCAATACCTCTATCACAGCGATGGACCGGCGGCAGGATGGTCAACCTGGATGGACCCTCACACTTGAGGCCGCTGGGCAGACCTGGCAGCAGGATTTTGATTTCGTGGCGATATGCACCGGCCAATTTTCAGAAAAGAACATCATCCGCCATCCAGGTCAGGAGGAGTTTGTCGCGCGGGGTGGGCAGGTGATGCACTCATCGGATTACACAGATCCCAGCCTGATGGCGGGAAAGGACGTTATGGTCCTTGGCGGGTCCAAGTCTGCCACCGATATTGCTGTCAACGCAGCCAAGAACGGGGCAAAATCTGTGCGGCTGGTCTACCGAGAGAACGTCTGGCGCGTGCCCTATTTCGTAGGCGGCATCAACTTCAAGAAGCTGCTCTATATGCGGGCGCAGGAACAGCAGTTCAATCAATGGGGCAAGACTCCCCTACAGCGCGTTATTGCAGCGGCGCTGAAGCCTTTGGTCTGGGCCAATTTTCGCGGGCTGGAAACCCTGCTGAAACTGCAACTGGGACTTAAGAAGCACAATATGGTGCCCACCACACCCATTGAGAAAGAAGTGTCCTGCTCCGTGCCGATTGTGACACCTGGTCTCTTTGAGGGGCTGAATGACGGCAGTATCATATCCGTCATCGGCACCTTTGAGAGCTATCAGGAGGACGGTCTGCGGCTGAGCACTGGCGAAGTGGTTCCCTGCGATATCGCCATTCTGGCGGTTGGCTGGAAGCTTGGCGTGCCCTATCTGGCGCAAGAGTATCGAGACAAGCTGATCGAGGAGGACGGGCAGTATCGCGTTTACCGGCTATCGGTGAACCCGGATCTGCCTGACATGGGGTTTGTCGGGTTCAATTCCAGCTTCTGCACGGTTCTGTCGGCCGAGATGATCGCCAATTGGCTGGTGCGCTATGCCGACGGGCAATTGGCCAATCAACCGAGCCGCGCTGAGATGGATGACAGTATTGAAATGATGTTGAACTGGCGCCGCCGCGAGCGGCCAGCGGCGCAGGTTTACGGCGGGCTGTGTTCAGCACCCTTTCATTTCAAGCACTTCGACGAATTGCTGTCGGATATGGGCGCCCGGGTACACAAACGCAAGAACCCACTCGTGGAGCAGTTTGCGCCACCGGATGCGACCGCCTACGGGCAGTTTCTCGCCACGACCCCGCAATACCGGGTCAATTGA
- a CDS encoding cupin domain-containing protein, translating to MEKGITKASDGIKGMSWTVVGQTYVPKLLSNDAFIWDAVLPADTFVPPHIHPTQDEWISVLAGELEVEFLGDVHKAGPGDTVRMPKGEAHAIFNRSGAEAHCIFGVAPARKLFDLFIELDGVTDPEELVRLSALHEVDFLPPPADA from the coding sequence ATGGAAAAAGGGATCACCAAGGCAAGCGACGGCATCAAGGGGATGTCTTGGACGGTGGTGGGACAGACCTACGTCCCCAAATTGCTCAGCAACGATGCGTTTATTTGGGATGCGGTATTGCCTGCCGATACATTTGTGCCGCCGCATATCCATCCCACTCAGGATGAATGGATCAGTGTCTTGGCAGGGGAGCTGGAAGTGGAATTTTTAGGGGACGTCCACAAGGCCGGGCCGGGCGATACGGTGCGTATGCCAAAGGGCGAAGCCCATGCGATTTTCAACCGATCCGGCGCAGAGGCGCATTGCATTTTCGGCGTGGCGCCCGCTCGCAAGCTGTTTGATCTCTTCATTGAATTGGATGGCGTGACTGATCCGGAGGAACTGGTGCGCCTGTCTGCCTTGCATGAGGTCGATTTCCTGCCACCCCCCGCTGACGCGTGA